One genomic segment of Clostridium saccharoperbutylacetonicum N1-4(HMT) includes these proteins:
- a CDS encoding SpoVR family protein: protein MEYSFRDLEIWNEKIEKKVKEYGLDFYPQEFEMINFNEMIGYEAYVGMPSRYPHWSFGKSYEKNKTLYSFNLTGLPYEMVINSDPCLAYLMKDNTLLLQILTMAHVYGHNDFFKNNRLFKQGTNAKYTLEMFNLDSKIIREYIDDPSIGYSEVERILDAAHAIRYQAKRNIGVRELSNDEIKDNILKDYENKRENRGILDSNNKISLPDLDKIPLEPVDDIMGFILEYGPLEDWQKTIMRIVKRETEYFMPQIETKVMNEGWASYTHYNILKDLELPQELHLEFLKRHNDVIAPAIGGLNPYYIGFKIFEDIEKRYGKEKIFEVREVERDSSFLRRYLTKELCEELNLFQYNERTFDVVIEEISDDIGWKTIRDTLSYTAGMGNIPYIRVVDLNKKNHMLTLENVFDGRALELSYAKETLKYIQELWGHDVTLITKSTDKQEVILTCNQEKKISIS, encoded by the coding sequence GTGGAGTATAGTTTTAGAGATCTTGAAATTTGGAATGAAAAAATTGAGAAAAAAGTTAAAGAATATGGATTGGATTTTTATCCTCAGGAATTTGAAATGATAAATTTTAATGAGATGATAGGATATGAGGCTTATGTTGGAATGCCGTCAAGATATCCTCATTGGAGTTTTGGAAAGTCATATGAAAAAAATAAAACACTATATTCTTTCAATCTTACTGGTCTTCCTTATGAAATGGTTATTAATTCAGATCCTTGCTTAGCATACTTAATGAAAGATAATACCTTGCTACTGCAAATATTGACAATGGCCCATGTGTATGGACATAATGATTTCTTTAAAAATAATAGATTATTTAAGCAAGGTACTAATGCAAAATATACCTTAGAAATGTTTAATTTAGATTCTAAGATTATAAGAGAATATATTGATGATCCAAGTATAGGATACTCAGAGGTAGAGAGAATATTAGATGCAGCTCATGCTATAAGATATCAAGCTAAAAGGAATATAGGTGTGAGGGAATTATCTAATGACGAAATAAAAGATAATATATTAAAGGATTATGAAAATAAAAGAGAAAATAGAGGCATTCTAGATTCTAATAACAAAATAAGTTTGCCGGATTTGGATAAAATCCCTTTAGAACCTGTTGATGATATTATGGGATTTATACTAGAATATGGTCCCTTAGAAGATTGGCAGAAAACTATCATGAGAATCGTCAAAAGGGAAACGGAATATTTTATGCCTCAAATTGAAACTAAAGTAATGAATGAAGGATGGGCAAGCTATACACATTATAATATTTTAAAGGATTTAGAACTTCCTCAAGAACTACATCTTGAATTTTTAAAGAGGCATAATGATGTAATAGCGCCTGCTATTGGTGGATTAAATCCATATTATATAGGATTCAAAATATTTGAAGATATTGAAAAGAGATATGGAAAGGAAAAAATATTTGAGGTAAGAGAAGTTGAGAGAGATTCTTCTTTCTTAAGGCGCTATTTAACAAAGGAATTGTGTGAAGAACTAAATTTATTCCAGTATAATGAAAGGACTTTTGATGTTGTTATTGAAGAAATATCAGATGATATTGGATGGAAAACAATAAGAGATACCTTGAGTTATACAGCTGGCATGGGGAATATACCTTACATTAGAGTTGTGGATCTAAATAAGAAAAATCACATGTTAACCTTAGAAAATGTCTTTGATGGAAGGGCCCTAGAACTTTCTTATGCAAAGGAAACATTAAAATATATACAAGAATTATGGGGGCATGATGTTACATTAATTACAAAATCGACTGATAAGCAGGAAGTGATTTTAACCTGTAATCAAGAAAAGAAAATAAGCATTTCTTAG
- a CDS encoding YgiQ family radical SAM protein, which produces MKLCKEFLPISREDLEKRKIEQLDFIIVSGDAYVDHPSFGTAIIGRTLEAQGFTVGIIAQPNWHDCEDFKRLGKPKYGFLVNSGNIDSMVNHYTAAKRIRHEDLYSPGGEAGHRPDRALIVYCNRIREAYKDTAIAIGGIEASLRRFAHYDYWDNKVRRSILVDAKSDLLMYGMGEKTIIQIADLLRYGANIKNVTTVRGTCYLTKDISNIKDAVTVPSFEEVSTDKKAYGKAYKLEYYEQDSINGRTIIQQYGDRYLVQNPPQEDLTQAEMDMTYDLPYTRTYHPIYEAKGGIPAITEVEFSITSHRGCFGSCSFCALTFHQGRVIQNRGQESIIEEAKLLTTLPNFKGYIHDVGGPTANFRHRACKKQIEHGTCKNKQCMFPSPCKNLIIDHTEYLSLLKKVRKLPGIKKVFVRSGIRYDYLIHDKNDSFFKELCEHHISGQLKVAPEHVVPRVLNQMGKPTRDVYDRFVNKYFQINEKLDKKQFLVPYLMSSHPGSDLNAAIELAQYIKQMGYTPEQVQDFYPTPGSLSTTIYYTGVNPLTGEEVYVPKTPEEKEMQRALIQFAVPKNHQKVKKALVKAHREDLIGNGKDCLIGLTPGKLGYQGKNKNTSKTNNNSDKNSTRTSNKKSDSIKNSKSKNASSIQTSNSKSNLNRNDRTTKSQNSSHKNGNGKKRVH; this is translated from the coding sequence ATGAAACTTTGCAAGGAATTTTTACCTATTAGTAGAGAGGACTTAGAAAAAAGAAAAATTGAACAGTTGGATTTTATTATTGTTTCCGGTGATGCTTATGTGGATCATCCCTCTTTTGGTACTGCTATAATAGGTAGAACCCTTGAAGCCCAAGGTTTTACTGTTGGTATTATAGCTCAGCCAAATTGGCATGACTGTGAAGATTTTAAGAGACTAGGTAAGCCCAAGTATGGCTTTTTAGTTAATTCAGGAAATATAGATTCAATGGTTAATCACTACACTGCTGCAAAGAGAATAAGACACGAAGATTTATACTCTCCTGGTGGTGAAGCTGGCCATAGACCCGATAGAGCACTTATTGTTTATTGTAATAGAATAAGAGAAGCCTACAAAGACACTGCTATAGCAATTGGTGGTATAGAAGCAAGTCTTAGACGTTTTGCTCACTATGACTACTGGGATAACAAAGTTAGGAGAAGTATTCTTGTAGATGCAAAATCTGATTTATTAATGTATGGTATGGGTGAAAAAACTATAATTCAAATTGCTGATTTATTAAGATATGGAGCTAATATTAAAAATGTCACTACTGTGCGTGGTACCTGTTACTTAACTAAAGACATTTCTAATATTAAAGATGCAGTTACAGTTCCTTCTTTTGAAGAAGTGTCTACTGATAAAAAAGCTTATGGAAAAGCTTATAAGTTAGAATACTATGAACAAGATTCTATAAATGGTAGAACTATAATTCAACAATATGGAGATAGATACTTAGTTCAAAACCCACCTCAAGAGGATTTAACTCAAGCTGAAATGGATATGACCTACGATTTACCGTATACAAGAACCTATCATCCAATATATGAAGCAAAAGGTGGGATTCCGGCAATAACAGAAGTTGAATTTTCAATAACAAGCCATAGAGGCTGCTTTGGTTCCTGTTCTTTCTGTGCCTTAACCTTTCACCAAGGAAGAGTTATTCAAAACAGAGGACAGGAATCAATTATTGAAGAAGCAAAACTATTAACAACTCTGCCCAACTTTAAAGGATATATACATGATGTTGGGGGACCTACTGCAAACTTTAGGCATAGAGCCTGCAAAAAGCAAATAGAGCATGGTACCTGTAAAAATAAGCAATGTATGTTCCCTAGTCCTTGTAAAAATTTAATAATAGATCATACTGAATATCTTTCATTATTAAAGAAAGTAAGAAAACTTCCTGGAATAAAAAAAGTTTTTGTCCGTTCCGGAATTAGATATGATTATCTTATACATGATAAAAATGATTCTTTCTTCAAAGAACTATGCGAACATCACATTAGTGGTCAATTAAAAGTTGCTCCTGAGCATGTTGTTCCAAGAGTATTAAATCAAATGGGTAAACCTACAAGAGATGTTTATGATAGATTTGTTAATAAGTATTTTCAAATAAATGAAAAGCTTGATAAGAAACAATTTTTAGTTCCTTATTTAATGTCTTCTCATCCTGGTTCAGATTTAAATGCTGCAATAGAACTTGCACAGTATATAAAGCAAATGGGATATACTCCAGAGCAGGTACAAGATTTCTATCCTACTCCTGGAAGTCTTTCAACTACAATTTATTATACTGGAGTTAATCCTCTAACTGGAGAAGAAGTTTATGTGCCAAAAACTCCAGAAGAAAAAGAAATGCAAAGAGCTTTAATTCAATTTGCTGTACCAAAAAATCACCAAAAAGTAAAAAAAGCTTTAGTTAAAGCTCATAGAGAAGATTTAATAGGTAATGGAAAAGATTGTTTGATAGGTCTTACTCCTGGTAAGCTTGGCTATCAAGGGAAGAATAAAAATACTAGTAAAACAAATAATAATTCTGATAAAAATAGTACTAGAACTTCAAATAAAAAATCAGATAGTATTAAAAATAGTAAATCTAAAAATGCATCAAGTATTCAAACAAGCAATTCAAAGAGTAATTTGAATAGAAATGATAGAACTACAAAGAGCCAAAATTCTTCGCATAAAAATGGAAATGGCAAAAAAAGAGTCCATTAG
- the nth gene encoding endonuclease III, with translation MKARTKKIVDILKKAYPDAKCELNYETPLQLLVATILSAQTTDKKVNEVTKDLFKDYPDLDAFLTITNDELEERIKQIGLYRNKSKNLILMFNQLKEKFNGEVPKTMEEITSLAGAGRKTANVVLSNAFNVPSIAVDTHVFRVSNRLDLANSNNVLEVEKQLQKELPKKEWTLMHHLLIFHGRRCCVARNPKCSECPLNTLCKYRYPN, from the coding sequence ATGAAGGCAAGGACGAAAAAAATTGTAGATATTTTAAAAAAAGCATATCCTGATGCAAAATGTGAATTGAACTATGAAACACCACTCCAATTACTTGTAGCTACAATATTGTCTGCTCAAACTACTGATAAAAAAGTAAATGAAGTTACAAAGGATTTATTTAAGGATTATCCAGATTTAGATGCTTTTTTAACTATTACAAATGATGAACTTGAAGAACGTATAAAACAAATAGGATTATATAGAAATAAGTCCAAGAATTTAATATTAATGTTTAATCAATTAAAAGAAAAATTTAATGGAGAAGTTCCAAAAACTATGGAAGAAATCACATCTCTTGCAGGTGCAGGAAGAAAGACAGCAAATGTTGTACTTTCAAATGCATTTAATGTGCCCTCTATAGCAGTAGATACTCATGTATTTCGAGTATCTAATAGATTAGATTTGGCTAATTCAAATAATGTTTTAGAGGTGGAAAAACAACTACAAAAAGAGCTACCTAAAAAAGAATGGACTTTAATGCATCATCTTTTAATTTTTCATGGAAGAAGATGTTGCGTTGCTAGAAACCCGAAATGTAGTGAATGTCCGTTAAATACATTATGTAAGTATAGATATCCAAATTAA
- the epsC gene encoding serine O-acetyltransferase EpsC, with the protein MFKKLNYDLERVLKEDPAAKSKLEVLLLYPCIHALISYRMAHFLYLKKRYFLARLLSQLSRFTTGIEIHPGAQIGKGLFIDHGMGVVIGETAEIGDNVTIYHGVTLGGTGKDKGKRHPTVEDDVLIGTGAKVLGPITIGKGAKIGANAVVVKNVPPKATAIGNAAKNIERFPTSTIIEINDIKGRKKKIFNEMVI; encoded by the coding sequence GTGTTTAAGAAACTAAATTATGATTTAGAAAGAGTATTAAAGGAAGATCCAGCAGCTAAAAGTAAATTAGAAGTACTGTTATTATATCCATGCATTCATGCATTAATATCATATAGGATGGCTCATTTCCTTTATTTGAAAAAAAGATACTTTTTAGCTAGATTGCTTTCTCAATTATCAAGATTTACAACTGGAATAGAAATTCATCCAGGAGCCCAAATAGGAAAGGGGCTATTTATAGATCATGGAATGGGAGTAGTAATCGGTGAAACAGCTGAGATTGGAGATAATGTTACTATTTATCATGGAGTAACATTAGGTGGGACTGGAAAAGATAAAGGTAAAAGGCATCCAACGGTTGAAGATGATGTGTTAATAGGAACAGGAGCCAAAGTTCTTGGACCTATTACTATAGGAAAAGGAGCCAAAATAGGAGCTAATGCGGTTGTAGTAAAAAATGTTCCTCCTAAAGCTACAGCAATAGGAAATGCAGCTAAAAATATAGAGAGATTTCCAACTTCAACTATAATTGAAATTAATGATATAAAAGGACGTAAGAAGAAGATTTTTAATGAAATGGTTATTTAA
- a CDS encoding GNAT family N-acetyltransferase — MNLCVKEIKEDKIEILLELLREKANWLIKIGKPMWNPKYLSKDEFLKKYTNCEMFIVQENKEVVGGFVLVDNDYLFWNSNENSDPAYYIHKLVIKDRYTGKGYAKDVIEWIKKYSISKCKNYLRLDCYGDREYLKQLYSECGFNLMREINIENDLNACLYELSSLSSAKMGQQF, encoded by the coding sequence ATGAATCTATGTGTAAAAGAAATTAAAGAAGATAAAATCGAAATATTACTGGAATTATTACGTGAGAAAGCAAATTGGCTTATTAAAATTGGAAAACCAATGTGGAATCCTAAATATTTATCTAAGGATGAGTTTTTAAAGAAGTATACCAACTGCGAAATGTTTATAGTACAGGAAAATAAAGAGGTAGTAGGTGGATTTGTATTAGTAGATAATGACTATTTATTTTGGAATAGTAATGAAAATAGTGATCCGGCATATTATATACATAAACTTGTAATCAAAGATAGATATACGGGAAAAGGGTACGCTAAAGATGTAATAGAATGGATTAAAAAGTACTCAATATCAAAGTGTAAAAACTACCTTAGACTTGATTGTTATGGTGATAGAGAATATTTAAAGCAATTATATAGTGAATGTGGATTTAATTTAATGCGAGAAATTAATATAGAAAATGATCTAAATGCCTGTTTGTATGAATTATCATCATTAAGTAGTGCGAAGATGGGACAACAATTTTAA
- the yhbH gene encoding sporulation protein YhbH, producing the protein MAIFRDYTNNQIDHDRSIEDRRRHRQLVEKSIKENLGDILSEESIVGESKNKKFKIPIKGIKEYQFVYGKNSKGVASGVGDEKRGDKLGTGSKKLAKGNQGAGNEEGDDVYETEITLEELMDYISEDLNLPNLDQKKYSEIITETSGKKRGYQTHGIRPRLAKKKTVMSKIARKQGKKRALHELESDEEIERFPFREEDLRYYRVKLKPKKDSNAVMIFIMDASGSMDVTKKYLARSYFFVLAAFLKRKYNNIAFEFIYHTTVAKRVDEYEFFHKSESGGTYISSGINEALKVIEEKYPPAAWNIYSIYASDGDNWSEDNERAIVAVKSICEVSNMFGYAELLPSTYTTTMYHKFTKDITNANFVSVIIKEKKDLWDALKIMLRKELKEE; encoded by the coding sequence ATGGCAATATTTAGAGATTATACTAACAATCAAATTGATCACGACAGATCCATAGAAGATAGAAGAAGACATAGGCAACTAGTAGAAAAATCTATAAAAGAAAATTTAGGGGATATATTATCGGAAGAAAGTATTGTTGGTGAGAGCAAAAATAAAAAATTTAAAATACCTATTAAAGGAATTAAGGAATATCAATTTGTCTATGGGAAAAACTCTAAAGGCGTTGCAAGTGGAGTTGGAGATGAAAAAAGAGGTGATAAATTAGGAACTGGTAGTAAAAAATTAGCTAAAGGAAATCAAGGTGCAGGAAATGAAGAGGGTGATGATGTTTATGAAACAGAAATCACTCTCGAAGAGTTGATGGATTATATATCAGAGGATTTAAATCTACCAAATTTAGATCAAAAAAAGTACTCTGAAATAATTACTGAAACTAGTGGTAAAAAGAGAGGATATCAAACGCATGGAATAAGACCAAGACTTGCAAAAAAGAAAACTGTAATGTCAAAAATTGCACGAAAGCAAGGAAAGAAAAGAGCACTTCATGAACTAGAATCTGACGAAGAAATTGAGAGATTTCCATTTAGGGAAGAAGATTTAAGATATTATAGAGTTAAATTAAAACCTAAAAAAGATAGTAATGCGGTTATGATATTTATTATGGATGCATCAGGTTCAATGGATGTAACTAAAAAATATTTAGCTAGATCATATTTTTTTGTATTAGCTGCTTTTTTGAAGAGAAAGTATAACAATATAGCTTTTGAATTTATATATCATACTACTGTTGCAAAAAGAGTTGATGAATATGAATTTTTTCATAAATCAGAATCGGGAGGAACTTATATTTCAAGTGGAATTAATGAAGCATTAAAGGTTATTGAAGAAAAATATCCTCCAGCAGCATGGAATATATATAGTATATATGCAAGTGATGGAGATAATTGGTCAGAAGACAATGAAAGAGCCATTGTTGCAGTTAAAAGCATATGTGAAGTCAGCAATATGTTTGGATATGCAGAACTTTTACCATCAACATATACAACAACCATGTATCATAAGTTCACAAAAGATATAACCAATGCGAATTTTGTGTCTGTAATTATTAAAGAAAAGAAGGATTTATGGGATGCACTTAAGATTATGCTTAGGAAGGAGTTAAAGGAGGAATAA
- a CDS encoding YegS/Rv2252/BmrU family lipid kinase: protein MKKVRFIYNPYSGENSIIGELDNVIRLHQEAGLTIVPYRIQKGRDLEEALDIIDETYNYVLVAGGDGTVDSVVNAMKNKDINIPIGILPVGTANDFGKFINMPKDIEEACKQILESKPVAVDIGKINDKYFINVASSGLFTDISQKIDENLKNTMGKIAYYLKGIEELPNFRKLKVKVSSKECEYDGEMYLLLVFNGKTAGNLNLATEAEITDGKLDVIVFKAIQVIEILPLFIKLLRGEHLDSDKVVYFRTDDVYIESSEDIVTDIDGERGPDFPVRIQCIKGGIKLLGIK from the coding sequence ATGAAAAAGGTAAGATTCATATACAACCCATACTCAGGAGAAAATAGCATAATAGGTGAACTGGATAATGTTATTAGATTACATCAGGAAGCAGGCTTAACAATTGTTCCATATAGAATTCAAAAAGGGAGAGATTTAGAAGAAGCCCTAGATATAATTGATGAAACTTATAACTATGTTTTAGTTGCTGGTGGTGATGGAACTGTTGATTCTGTAGTAAATGCTATGAAGAACAAAGATATAAATATACCAATAGGAATATTACCAGTTGGAACAGCTAATGACTTTGGAAAATTTATAAACATGCCTAAAGATATTGAAGAAGCATGTAAACAAATATTAGAATCAAAACCAGTTGCTGTAGATATTGGTAAGATAAATGATAAGTATTTCATAAATGTAGCAAGTTCAGGACTTTTTACTGATATATCTCAAAAAATAGATGAAAACTTGAAAAACACAATGGGGAAAATAGCATATTATTTAAAGGGAATAGAGGAACTTCCTAACTTTAGAAAATTAAAAGTAAAAGTATCTTCAAAAGAATGTGAATATGATGGTGAAATGTATTTGCTGTTAGTTTTTAATGGAAAAACTGCTGGAAATCTTAATTTGGCTACAGAAGCTGAGATTACAGATGGAAAGCTAGATGTAATAGTATTTAAGGCAATACAAGTAATAGAAATTTTACCTCTATTTATAAAGCTTTTAAGAGGAGAACATTTAGATTCAGATAAGGTTGTTTACTTTAGAACAGATGATGTATACATTGAATCATCTGAAGATATTGTTACAGATATAGATGGAGAAAGAGGACCAGATTTCCCTGTAAGAATTCAATGTATTAAAGGTGGAATTAAACTTTTAGGTATAAAATAG
- the cysK gene encoding cysteine synthase A, whose amino-acid sequence MIYDGVLQLIGNTPILKLSNLIKDENIADIYVKLEKFNPGGSVKDRAALGMIEKAEKEGVLKPGATIVEPTSGNTGIALALIGKLKGYNVTIVMPETMSKERRDLIKAYGANLVLTEGAKGMKGAIEKAIEIGSEDGFFIPQQFENIANPEKHFATTAEEIFKDIPDLDVFIAGVGSGGTIVGVGKNLKKKNSNIKIIAVEPANSPVLSGGNPGGHKIQGIGAGFVPGVYENDYTDEIIPVKDEDAFTTAKAVAEKEGILVGISSGAAIYAAIEVAKKLGKGKKVLAVAPDGGEKYISMGLYD is encoded by the coding sequence ATGATTTATGATGGAGTATTACAATTGATTGGAAATACACCTATTTTGAAGCTTAGTAATTTGATTAAGGATGAAAATATTGCAGATATATATGTAAAGCTTGAAAAATTCAATCCAGGTGGAAGTGTTAAAGATAGAGCAGCTCTTGGAATGATTGAAAAAGCTGAAAAAGAAGGAGTATTGAAGCCAGGAGCAACAATAGTAGAGCCTACAAGTGGAAATACTGGAATAGCACTTGCTCTTATTGGTAAATTAAAAGGTTATAATGTAACAATTGTAATGCCAGAAACAATGAGTAAAGAGAGAAGAGATTTAATCAAAGCGTATGGTGCAAACCTTGTATTAACAGAAGGAGCAAAAGGAATGAAGGGTGCCATAGAAAAGGCGATAGAAATAGGAAGTGAAGATGGATTCTTTATTCCACAACAATTTGAAAATATTGCAAATCCAGAAAAACATTTTGCAACAACAGCTGAAGAAATATTTAAGGATATACCAGATCTAGATGTATTTATAGCAGGAGTTGGAAGTGGTGGAACAATTGTTGGTGTTGGGAAGAATTTAAAGAAGAAAAATTCTAACATTAAAATAATTGCAGTTGAACCGGCTAATTCACCAGTTTTAAGTGGGGGAAATCCAGGTGGCCACAAAATTCAAGGAATTGGTGCAGGGTTTGTTCCAGGTGTTTATGAAAATGATTATACCGATGAAATAATTCCCGTAAAAGATGAAGATGCATTTACCACTGCAAAGGCAGTAGCTGAAAAAGAAGGAATATTGGTAGGAATATCTTCAGGAGCAGCAATATACGCAGCTATAGAAGTAGCAAAGAAACTTGGAAAAGGTAAAAAAGTATTAGCTGTTGCTCCAGATGGTGGAGAAAAATATATATCAATGGGATTATATGATTAA
- a CDS encoding lysophospholipid acyltransferase family protein → MLSPITVAIIKMLPESFVIKIANIIVDNYIKKYANIKINGMEKIDKVNKPRIFVCNHLSNSDGLVLERVLKEKSDPYFVAGVKLSDDPITQLGTKIVKNIPIKPNSADKEAITKVVKALKAGNDILIFPEGTRSRTGAMIEGRKGILLFARMAKAEIIPIGMSGTDILLPISENGNMGSEKWHEADIVINIGDKIVFPEKEKEEDKHEYDNRCMDILMRGIANLLPERYRGVYK, encoded by the coding sequence ATGTTATCACCAATTACAGTTGCTATAATTAAGATGTTACCAGAAAGTTTTGTAATAAAAATTGCCAATATAATAGTTGATAATTATATAAAGAAATATGCGAATATAAAAATAAATGGAATGGAAAAGATTGATAAGGTTAATAAGCCAAGAATATTTGTATGTAATCACTTAAGCAATTCAGATGGATTAGTTTTAGAGCGTGTATTAAAAGAAAAAAGTGATCCTTATTTTGTTGCAGGTGTAAAATTATCAGATGATCCAATAACACAATTAGGAACTAAGATAGTTAAAAATATACCAATTAAGCCTAACTCAGCTGATAAAGAAGCAATAACTAAGGTTGTTAAAGCACTTAAAGCTGGAAATGATATTTTGATATTTCCAGAAGGAACTAGGAGTAGGACAGGTGCTATGATTGAAGGAAGAAAAGGAATTTTACTTTTTGCAAGAATGGCGAAAGCAGAAATAATTCCAATTGGCATGTCGGGTACAGATATATTACTTCCTATTAGTGAAAATGGAAATATGGGTTCTGAAAAGTGGCATGAAGCAGATATTGTTATAAATATAGGTGATAAAATAGTATTTCCTGAAAAAGAAAAAGAAGAAGATAAACATGAATATGATAATAGATGTATGGATATCTTAATGAGAGGTATAGCAAATCTTCTACCAGAAAGATATAGAGGAGTTTATAAATAA
- the pssA gene encoding CDP-diacylglycerol--serine O-phosphatidyltransferase, producing the protein MRKSCIPNVFTFINLSCGIISILSAMNDNYPLAGAFILLAGLVDRYDGRIARFLDVSSDLGKELDSLADLVSFGVAPSILVYILFNLNTFGPNGLLGYIVLLLFPICGAYRLARFNTTDFDGSFTGVPITIVGCFMALFSLLNLNTKAPVYLVVILMLIGSYLMVSKLKLKKF; encoded by the coding sequence ATGAGGAAAAGTTGTATTCCTAATGTATTTACCTTTATTAATTTGTCTTGCGGAATTATATCTATATTATCAGCAATGAATGATAACTATCCATTAGCAGGTGCTTTTATCTTATTAGCTGGATTAGTTGATAGATATGATGGAAGAATAGCTCGTTTTTTAGATGTATCTAGTGATTTGGGAAAAGAATTGGATTCATTGGCTGACTTGGTTTCTTTTGGTGTAGCACCATCTATATTAGTATATATATTATTTAATCTTAATACCTTTGGTCCTAATGGATTATTAGGTTATATAGTTTTACTATTATTCCCAATCTGTGGTGCATATAGGTTGGCAAGATTTAATACTACTGATTTTGATGGTTCTTTTACAGGCGTTCCTATAACAATTGTAGGGTGTTTTATGGCACTTTTTTCATTACTTAACTTAAATACAAAAGCACCAGTTTATCTTGTTGTAATTTTAATGTTAATAGGTTCGTATTTAATGGTATCTAAACTTAAATTGAAGAAATTCTAA